GCGCCGAGGACCCACGGCGAGTCGCTCCGCTCCAGGACGGCCCAGAACAGGAGGACCGTGAAGGCGGCGTCTCCCATCTGCGAGGCCACCTGAGCCCAGAGGAGGTTGCGTATCCCGGCGGTCATCTTCTCCAAGGCGTCCTCCACTCCCCACAGGCCGGCCCACCCATTTGCCGCGCCCTTGCATCGCGGGCCGACCCACTCTAGCAGGAAACCCGGACCGGAGGCCCTTGGCTCCCTCTGTGACGCCGGTCACGCCCTGGCCGGGATGAAGAGCGGCGGGCTCCCGGTTTCTGACGGATGTCCACCCTGGAACGGCGCCCGTGCGCGCCCCTGCCTTTAGGAGGTTCCCCATGAAGAAGGAAACCGGCCAGATCCTGTGGGCCACCAGCCTCGGCGTCCTCGCCGGCGGCGTGGCCGCCCTCCTCCTCGCCCCCGCCTCGGGAAAGGACACCCGACAGAAGCTCGCCCGGGGATACCAGCGCCTCAAGGAGCGCTCCCGCGGCAGCGCCCTCGCCCTGACGGAGAAGCCGGGGCGCGAGCACGAAGTCGTCTCCGGTCCCGTCCCCAAGGCTGCCGAGTCCCGCCCCCTCTGACCTGTTCGCCGTCCGTTCGGCCGCTCCGGGTGCGCCCCGGAGCGGCCGGACACGATTGATCCCCCCGTTCCGGCCCCTCCCGCAAACCGGCCCGACGTCCCCTTCCCCGGTTCCGGCACGGACCGTTCGCCAATCCCTTTCCTCTTAGGGAATCAGGCTTCTCCCGTCGGCCCGGGGGGGAGGGGGGATGCCGAGGAGGCGGCAGAGGGTGGGGGCCACGTCCACGGCGCTCGCCCGGGGTAGGGTCTTTCCCGCCGGAACGCCCGGCCCTTCCAGAATCAGGAGGCCCTGCACGTCCGGATTGGAGGCGGGGTATCCGTGGTTGCCCTTCGGGACGGCGCGGACGCCGGGTTTCGGAGAGTACCCCCAGAAGGTGGCCCCCGGAGGGGCGAGGACCACGAGGTCCCCCGCCCGCGCGCATCCGGCGTAGTGCAGGTCGGGGGGGCAGGACTCCCGATCGAAGACCCGGCACCCCGCCGGAAGGCCCTCGAGGGCCCGGCGGACCTCCTCCTTCTGGCGCGCGTCCTTCGTGTAGAGGTTGGCCATGGGGCCGGAGGTGGCGATGTAGGGCAGAAAGGCCTTCTTGGGAACGAGGGCCGCCAGGTCGATGGCCCGCTCCACGGAGGACATCCCGTGGTCGCTGGCCACGACCAGCACCACGGGCGTCTTGGGACCGAGGGCGCGGATGCCCTCCCGCAGGCGCCGGAGGGTTGCGTCGGCCCGGACCATGGCCCGCCGGACGGCGGGCCCCTCCGGCCCCTCGTCGTGGCCCTCGTCGTCGGCGCCGCTCGTCCAGGCCAGAATCAGGCGGGGGCGCCGGTCCGGAGGCATCCCCAAGAGGTCCAGCAGGGCCTCCACGGTGGCTTCGTCGCTTCCCCCCTTCCCTTTCTGGAATCCGCGACGGTACGAGGGCGCGACGCCGTGCCAGTCCCCGTCGGAGAGAGGCCAGGAGAGGACGGCGCTCTTGATCCCGGCCCCTTCGGCCAAGGCCCACACGGGCGGCTCCAGGAGCCACCGCGCCTCGGGCTCCTTGGAGAAACGCGTTCCGGAGGCCCGGTCCAGGAAGCCGTTGGCGGCGATCCCGTGCTTGTCCGGGTAGGTCCCCGTGGCCAGCGTGGCGTGGCACACCCAGGTGAGGGAGGGAAAGGGCGGAAGGAGTCGCTCCGCCGACAGGCCCGAGCGGCGCATGGCGGCGAAGGTTTCCAGACCGAACCGGTCCGGATAGTCCCAGCGGACCCCGTCCACGGTGACCAGAACGACGGTCGGAGGGGCCGCGACGGGCTTCGAAAAGGCGTCGGCGCGGCACCCGGAGAGGACCGACGAGAGGACCAGGAGCGCCGCCGGCAGGAGGACGCGCCGCCAGAGTGCGCCGGTCATGTCTCCTCCTTGGAGGTCGGCCGCCCCCTTCGCGCCGCCTCCAGGGCATAGGCCAGTTCCTCCTCCCGGGTCCGCACCCTCCCGTCCACCTTGGCCACGCGCGTTTCCAGCAGGGCCGACGCCACGGCGGGAGAGGGTGGAACGCCGGCCTCGATGAGGTCCGTGCCGGTGATGGCCAGGGCGGTGAAGCGATCCCTCACGATGAAGTCGCGCACCAGAGACTGCCTCTGGGGCCCCTGGACCTTGGCCAGGAGGAAGAGGGCCAGGCTGAGGGGCATGGCGTGGAGGGCCCGGTAAGCGCATCCCGCCGTGCAGGTTTCATCCCGGGAGAGGTCCCTCAGTGCGCGCCACGTGAAGGACCTGTATTCGTCGAGGACGGTCCGGGTCTCCTGCGAAAAGGGGTAGTGGGCGCGGAAGGCTTCCAGCTCCGCCGTGGGCAGACGCTCGGTGAGGGCCATGAGGTAGACGGCCGGCCGGTTCACCGGCGTCTCGGGAAAGTGCGTCTCGAAGAAGCCCAGCCCCTGCTGGACCCGGTAGAGCGTGTCCAGGACCTTGGGCGTGAGCTTGAAGGCGGGCCAGAAAACCTTGAGGAGCTTGTGCTCCTCCATGGCCTTGAGACCCTCCACCGCGTTGGGGCCCGAGAGGATCTGCTCCACCTCCGAAAGGACGCGCTTGGGGGAGAGGTGGCGAAAGACCCCCTGCTTGATGGTCGCCGCGATCAGGTTCGCCGTCTCCGGCGGGAGGGTGAAGCCGAGCTTGACGGCGAAGCGGACGGCGCGGAAGGCGCGGGTGGGATCCTCCACGAAGGAGAGCCCGTGGAGGACCCGGATCCGGCCGGACTTGAGGTCCCGGACGCCGCCGAAGAGGTCCAGGATCTCCCCGAAGCCTTTCGGGGAAAGGGTGAGGGCGAGGGTGTTGAGGGTGAAGTCCCGGCGGTAGAGGTCCTGGTACAGGGCCGCGTGGGCCACGGTGGGCAGGGCCGCCGGCTGTTCGTAGTACTCGGCCCGCGCCGTGGCGAAGTCCCATTTCCCTCCGTCGGGCCGGATCCAGAGGGCGGTGCCGAAGGCGCGGTGGGTCCGCACCCGCCCCCCCTTCCGTTCGGCCCACGCCTCGGCCAGGGCCGCCGCGTCGCCCTCCACCACGAAG
The sequence above is a segment of the Acidobacteriota bacterium genome. Coding sequences within it:
- a CDS encoding YtxH domain-containing protein, whose translation is MKKETGQILWATSLGVLAGGVAALLLAPASGKDTRQKLARGYQRLKERSRGSALALTEKPGREHEVVSGPVPKAAESRPL
- a CDS encoding alkaline phosphatase family protein — protein: MTGALWRRVLLPAALLVLSSVLSGCRADAFSKPVAAPPTVVLVTVDGVRWDYPDRFGLETFAAMRRSGLSAERLLPPFPSLTWVCHATLATGTYPDKHGIAANGFLDRASGTRFSKEPEARWLLEPPVWALAEGAGIKSAVLSWPLSDGDWHGVAPSYRRGFQKGKGGSDEATVEALLDLLGMPPDRRPRLILAWTSGADDEGHDEGPEGPAVRRAMVRADATLRRLREGIRALGPKTPVVLVVASDHGMSSVERAIDLAALVPKKAFLPYIATSGPMANLYTKDARQKEEVRRALEGLPAGCRVFDRESCPPDLHYAGCARAGDLVVLAPPGATFWGYSPKPGVRAVPKGNHGYPASNPDVQGLLILEGPGVPAGKTLPRASAVDVAPTLCRLLGIPPPPRADGRSLIP